A genomic window from Lentibacter algarum includes:
- a CDS encoding PaaI family thioesterase: MEATLARSGLEFMQDVRDGKLAGPPIGALMGFWPTLVEEGKTVFTGTPEFSTTNPMGTVHGGWYGTILDSCMACAVMTRVPKGSVYTTLEFKVNILRPIPLGTEVEAIGTCQHAGRSTGIANGEIRGVSDGKLYATGSTTCIIMKMK, translated from the coding sequence ATGGAGGCGACACTCGCGCGCTCTGGGCTTGAGTTTATGCAGGACGTCCGCGACGGCAAACTTGCAGGCCCGCCTATCGGCGCACTTATGGGCTTTTGGCCAACGCTTGTGGAAGAAGGCAAAACCGTCTTCACAGGCACCCCAGAATTCAGCACAACCAATCCGATGGGCACGGTTCATGGCGGCTGGTATGGCACAATTCTGGACAGTTGCATGGCCTGCGCCGTGATGACACGAGTGCCGAAAGGCTCTGTCTACACCACGCTTGAATTCAAGGTGAATATCCTGCGGCCAATTCCGCTTGGCACAGAGGTCGAGGCCATCGGGACATGCCAACACGCAGGCCGCTCCACAGGAATCGCCAATGGCGAGATCAGGGGCGTAAGCGACGGCAAACTCTACGCCACCGGCTCGACCACCTGTATTATCATGAAAATGAAGTGA
- a CDS encoding serine hydrolase domain-containing protein, whose amino-acid sequence MDNARLKRIEDWMRDYRKAGRYSGSSLLVYRHGEEAFFAADGLASVARGQAYERDTILRIYSMTKLVTTALLMMLVERGQVVLDTPVAQYLPEFGQMRALRQGATGEDQTDPARSPTLHELLTHTSGMTYGFNTGVVPEAYARRFSEIGLQDVTLEAWCKVLAELPLCFQPGTAWEYSVGIDVIGRVIEVITGETLAAVMQREIFDPLGMVDTGFDVPANKLARFADCYEKREGDPLALFDSAEDSRFSEGRVSLHAGGGGLVSTLDDYMRFGEMIRLGGALEGVRLLSPRTVRFMTSNHLKGDIASMGAESFAEMPMTGMGFGLGGAVVLDPARVRVQGSVGDFGWGGLASTYFWTDPVEQLSVVFFTQLIPSSSYSNRAELKALIHGALLD is encoded by the coding sequence ATGGACAACGCACGGCTGAAACGGATCGAAGACTGGATGCGCGACTACCGAAAAGCAGGGCGCTACAGCGGCTCTTCGCTTCTGGTCTATCGTCATGGCGAGGAAGCTTTTTTTGCTGCCGATGGGCTTGCGTCTGTGGCGCGCGGTCAGGCCTATGAGAGAGACACTATCCTGCGAATCTATTCGATGACCAAGCTGGTCACGACCGCGCTTTTGATGATGCTGGTGGAGCGTGGACAGGTTGTGCTCGATACGCCTGTTGCGCAATATTTGCCAGAGTTTGGCCAGATGCGTGCGCTGCGGCAGGGGGCCACGGGCGAAGATCAGACGGACCCCGCGCGCAGCCCCACGCTACACGAGCTGCTCACCCACACGAGCGGCATGACCTACGGCTTCAACACAGGTGTTGTGCCCGAGGCCTATGCGCGCCGCTTTTCAGAGATCGGCTTGCAGGATGTTACGCTTGAGGCTTGGTGCAAGGTGCTTGCAGAGCTGCCACTTTGCTTCCAGCCAGGAACAGCTTGGGAATATTCTGTTGGGATCGATGTGATTGGCCGTGTGATCGAAGTGATCACAGGTGAGACGCTCGCCGCCGTGATGCAGCGCGAGATTTTTGATCCTCTTGGCATGGTTGATACGGGCTTTGATGTACCTGCCAACAAACTTGCGCGCTTTGCCGACTGTTATGAGAAGCGCGAGGGCGATCCGCTTGCGCTCTTTGATAGCGCCGAGGACAGCCGCTTTTCTGAGGGCCGAGTCAGCCTACACGCTGGCGGTGGCGGGCTTGTCTCGACGCTGGATGATTACATGCGTTTTGGCGAAATGATCCGCCTTGGCGGTGCGCTCGAAGGCGTGCGCCTGCTCAGCCCTCGCACGGTCAGGTTTATGACAAGCAATCATCTTAAGGGGGATATCGCCTCTATGGGCGCTGAGAGTTTTGCAGAAATGCCAATGACAGGGATGGGCTTTGGCCTCGGTGGCGCTGTGGTTCTCGATCCGGCCCGCGTGCGGGTTCAGGGCTCGGTTGGAGACTTTGGCTGGGGCGGTTTGGCGAGCACATATTTCTGGACGGACCCCGTTGAGCAACTGAGCGTGGTCTTCTTCACCCAGCTTATCCCCTCATCAAGTTACAGCAATCGCGCCGAGCTGAAGGCACTCATACACGGGGCATTGCTTGATTAA
- a CDS encoding diacylglycerol kinase — protein MQDAPQNPVPEKVTGIAHLFAATRYSSQGFLRLWHETAFRHELLAAALGLGLLVILGAPLAWIVAVAVLALLTLAVEALNTAIEEIVDHVSPEWSLAAKHAKDMGSFAVMALLFATGLVFAVALLSTFAA, from the coding sequence ATGCAAGACGCACCGCAAAACCCCGTTCCAGAAAAAGTCACAGGCATAGCCCATCTCTTTGCCGCGACGCGCTATTCGTCACAAGGCTTTCTCCGCCTCTGGCATGAAACAGCCTTTCGCCATGAGCTTCTGGCGGCAGCGCTCGGGCTTGGACTGCTCGTGATACTTGGGGCACCGCTTGCGTGGATCGTAGCGGTGGCGGTGCTTGCGCTTCTGACATTGGCGGTTGAGGCACTCAATACAGCAATCGAAGAGATTGTGGATCATGTCTCACCAGAGTGGTCTCTTGCGGCCAAACACGCAAAAGACATGGGTTCTTTTGCCGTCATGGCGCTTCTCTTTGCGACAGGGCTTGTCTTTGCTGTCGCCCTTTTGAGCACGTTTGCAGCATAA
- a CDS encoding YbjN domain-containing protein has protein sequence MALSEQYLDDEIHPIDIVESLASHNDWEFDRVADNQISMSVEGQWRTYGVTLAWSDYDETLRMICTFEMEPPEDRLPDLYGSLNEVNDQCWTGAFSYWAEQKLMVYKYGLVLAGGILASPEQIDTLINNAVCASERYYPAFQLVVWGGRTPREAMQVAIAEAYGHA, from the coding sequence ATGGCACTGTCAGAACAATATCTAGACGACGAAATTCACCCCATCGACATTGTTGAGAGTCTGGCCTCCCACAATGACTGGGAGTTCGACCGCGTGGCGGACAACCAGATTTCTATGTCAGTCGAAGGCCAGTGGCGCACCTATGGCGTGACACTCGCATGGTCTGACTATGACGAAACCCTACGAATGATCTGCACCTTCGAGATGGAGCCACCAGAGGATCGCCTCCCAGACCTTTACGGTTCGCTCAATGAAGTCAACGATCAGTGCTGGACTGGCGCCTTCTCCTACTGGGCCGAACAAAAACTGATGGTCTACAAATATGGCCTCGTCCTTGCGGGGGGCATTCTGGCCTCGCCCGAACAGATCGACACGCTGATCAACAACGCCGTCTGTGCTTCCGAGCGGTACTACCCCGCTTTCCAGCTCGTGGTTTGGGGCGGACGGACGCCACGTGAAGCGATGCAAGTCGCCATTGCAGAGGCCTACGGCCACGCGTAA
- the proC gene encoding pyrroline-5-carboxylate reductase, producing the protein MTYSDIATKGLVLLGCGKMGSAMLEGWLKGGLPAASVYVIDPKPSEWLRATGAHLNTELPEAPAIVIVAVKPQMMGAALPTLQAMGGGSTLVISVAAGTPIKHFEAVLGADTPIVRAMPNTPAAVAQGITAIVGNKATTATHLNAAQALLEAVGTVVRLKSENQIDAVTGVSGSGPAYVFHLIECLAAAGEAQGLAPELAMQLAKATVAGAGALAIASSETPSQLRVNVTSPNGTTQAGLDELMDSDRGLPPLIRRTVAAATNRSKELARDA; encoded by the coding sequence ATGACATATTCTGATATTGCAACAAAAGGCCTTGTTCTGCTGGGCTGCGGTAAAATGGGGTCGGCCATGCTGGAAGGCTGGCTCAAGGGCGGTCTACCTGCAGCCTCCGTTTATGTGATTGATCCAAAGCCGTCCGAGTGGCTCCGAGCCACGGGCGCACATCTGAATACAGAGCTTCCCGAAGCTCCGGCGATCGTGATTGTCGCAGTGAAGCCCCAGATGATGGGGGCAGCCCTGCCCACGCTTCAGGCGATGGGCGGCGGGTCAACCTTGGTGATCTCTGTCGCGGCTGGCACGCCGATTAAGCATTTCGAAGCGGTGCTTGGTGCAGACACCCCGATTGTGCGCGCCATGCCGAACACGCCTGCGGCTGTCGCCCAAGGCATCACAGCAATCGTTGGCAACAAAGCGACCACAGCGACACACCTCAATGCCGCCCAAGCGCTGCTTGAAGCCGTCGGGACAGTCGTGCGGCTGAAGTCCGAAAACCAGATTGACGCAGTCACTGGTGTCTCTGGTTCTGGCCCCGCCTATGTCTTTCATCTGATCGAATGTCTGGCTGCTGCAGGTGAGGCCCAAGGCCTTGCACCCGAACTGGCAATGCAACTCGCCAAGGCGACGGTCGCTGGCGCAGGCGCGCTCGCGATTGCATCAAGCGAAACGCCCAGCCAGCTGCGCGTAAATGTGACAAGCCCAAACGGCACAACACAAGCGGGACTTGACGAACTTATGGACAGCGACCGTGGCTTGCCGCCGCTCATCCGCCGCACCGTCGCCGCCGCGACCAATCGCTCCAAGGAACTCGCGCGCGATGCCTGA
- a CDS encoding tRNA-binding protein — MPDTVTPTVGFEDFLKVDIRVGTVIEAAPYPEARKPAIKLVVDFGGEIGQKKSSAQITDHYTPEALIGQQVIAVVNFAPRQIGKFMSEVLVLGLHDTNGGVVLLRPDTPVPNGERMS, encoded by the coding sequence ATGCCTGATACCGTGACGCCCACCGTCGGTTTTGAGGACTTCCTCAAAGTCGATATCCGCGTCGGCACAGTGATCGAGGCTGCGCCCTACCCAGAGGCGCGCAAACCTGCGATCAAGCTTGTGGTTGATTTTGGTGGCGAGATCGGCCAGAAAAAATCCTCTGCCCAGATTACGGACCACTACACCCCCGAGGCGCTGATCGGACAACAAGTCATCGCTGTGGTCAATTTTGCGCCAAGACAGATTGGCAAGTTTATGTCCGAAGTGCTTGTTCTGGGTCTGCATGATACAAATGGCGGCGTGGTGCTTTTGCGCCCCGACACCCCTGTGCCCAATGGCGAAAGAATGAGCTAA
- a CDS encoding D-glycerate dehydrogenase: MKKILVSRALTDAVMQRAHASYDITLRKSDSPMSAAEMRSSLVLYDGMIPTLGDMFSADIFAEFGRTKCKILANFGVGINHIDVAAARDHGITVTNTPGAVTDATADIGLTLLLMSARRAGEGERLARSGNWAGWTPTQMLGSHVSGKTVGIVGMGRIGQAIARRCHFGFGMSVKFFNRSPKEIDFPATQIANLETLAAEVDFLVVATPGGAETTHLINASIFDAMKPTAHFINIARGEIVDETALIAALEAQAIAGAGLDVYEHEPAVPNALRKLDTVTLLPHLGTATEEVRDNMGHMSLDNLDAFFAGETPPNAL, translated from the coding sequence ATGAAGAAAATTCTAGTTTCCCGTGCCTTGACCGACGCGGTCATGCAGCGCGCCCATGCCAGCTATGATATCACGCTGCGCAAGAGTGACAGCCCTATGAGCGCGGCTGAAATGCGCTCCTCACTCGTCCTCTATGATGGAATGATCCCAACGTTGGGCGATATGTTCTCGGCTGATATTTTTGCAGAATTTGGCCGCACCAAATGCAAAATTCTGGCCAACTTCGGAGTTGGCATCAACCACATCGATGTCGCCGCTGCCCGTGATCACGGCATTACCGTGACGAACACACCAGGCGCTGTCACCGACGCCACCGCCGATATCGGCCTGACGCTTCTCTTGATGTCGGCCCGCCGTGCGGGTGAAGGCGAGCGCCTCGCACGTTCCGGCAATTGGGCTGGCTGGACGCCAACGCAAATGCTCGGCAGCCACGTCAGCGGAAAAACTGTCGGCATTGTAGGCATGGGCCGTATCGGGCAAGCCATCGCACGGCGCTGCCACTTCGGCTTTGGCATGAGTGTCAAATTTTTCAATCGCTCTCCGAAAGAGATTGATTTTCCAGCGACACAGATCGCGAACCTTGAGACGCTTGCAGCCGAAGTCGACTTTCTTGTGGTCGCCACCCCGGGCGGCGCGGAAACGACCCACCTGATCAACGCAAGTATTTTTGACGCGATGAAACCGACTGCGCATTTTATCAATATCGCGCGCGGTGAAATTGTTGACGAAACCGCCCTGATCGCCGCCCTTGAAGCACAGGCCATCGCGGGTGCTGGCCTTGATGTCTATGAGCACGAGCCAGCCGTTCCAAACGCCCTGCGCAAGCTTGATACCGTCACGCTGCTGCCTCATCTTGGTACCGCCACAGAAGAAGTGCGCGACAACATGGGCCACATGAGCCTTGATAACCTTGACGCCTTCTTTGCAGGCGAGACACCCCCCAACGCGCTCTAA
- a CDS encoding beta-ketoacyl-ACP synthase III encodes MHQPVISGTGVFTPSDTITNAELVEAFNAYAEAFNKEHADAIAAGEIEAKAGSSVEFIFKASGIEQRYVMDKKGVLDPAIMHPVLRERVDDEPGIMAEMALDACQKALAQAGVDASDVDLVICAASNHERAYPAIAVEIQKLLGAGGFAFDMNVACSSATFGIQAASDMIRVGSAKKALVVNPEICSGHLEWRDRDCHFIFGDVCTATLIEREAEAAKPLFKIRSTRCATEFSNNIRNNNGFLRRTRTTGQDLDDRRDMQFMQEGRKVFKEVVPMVSAHILAHLEADGLTPEELKRMWLHQANKTMNDFVGRKVLGRVPEPEEQPNILQDYANTSSAGSIIAFSKHQSGLGQGDIGVICSFGAGYSVGSVILERI; translated from the coding sequence ATGCACCAGCCCGTCATCTCAGGAACAGGCGTTTTCACGCCCTCCGACACGATCACAAACGCCGAGCTGGTCGAGGCCTTCAATGCCTATGCAGAGGCCTTCAATAAAGAGCACGCCGACGCCATCGCAGCGGGTGAGATAGAAGCCAAGGCAGGCTCCTCCGTTGAGTTTATCTTCAAGGCTTCAGGCATTGAGCAGCGCTACGTTATGGACAAAAAAGGCGTGCTCGACCCTGCCATCATGCACCCTGTGTTGCGAGAGCGCGTCGATGACGAGCCAGGCATCATGGCCGAAATGGCGCTCGATGCCTGCCAAAAAGCGCTTGCCCAAGCGGGTGTCGATGCAAGCGACGTTGATCTCGTCATCTGCGCCGCCTCAAATCACGAGCGCGCCTATCCCGCCATCGCCGTCGAAATCCAGAAGCTCCTCGGCGCGGGTGGTTTTGCCTTTGATATGAATGTCGCCTGCTCTTCGGCCACCTTTGGCATCCAAGCGGCGTCAGATATGATCCGCGTGGGCTCCGCGAAGAAAGCACTCGTGGTCAATCCAGAAATCTGCTCAGGGCATCTGGAATGGCGTGACCGCGACTGCCACTTTATCTTTGGCGATGTCTGCACAGCCACCCTGATCGAACGTGAGGCCGAAGCGGCCAAGCCGCTTTTCAAAATTCGCTCAACCCGCTGTGCCACCGAGTTTTCCAATAATATCCGCAACAACAACGGCTTTTTGCGCCGCACGCGCACCACAGGTCAGGATCTTGATGACCGCCGCGACATGCAATTCATGCAAGAGGGCCGCAAGGTCTTTAAAGAGGTTGTGCCGATGGTCTCAGCCCATATCCTCGCGCATCTTGAAGCCGACGGCCTGACCCCTGAAGAGCTTAAGCGCATGTGGCTGCACCAAGCCAACAAAACCATGAACGATTTTGTCGGCCGCAAAGTGCTTGGCCGCGTGCCAGAGCCTGAAGAGCAGCCCAACATCCTGCAAGATTATGCCAACACCTCTTCCGCTGGAAGCATCATTGCCTTCTCCAAGCACCAGTCGGGGCTCGGCCAAGGCGACATTGGTGTCATATGCTCTTTTGGCGCGGGCTACTCCGTCGGCTCCGTCATTCTAGAGCGCATATAG
- a CDS encoding thymidine kinase: MAKLYFNYSTMNAGKSAVLLQAAHNYRERGMVPYLMLAAFDERGGKGRIASRIGIGADADTFLPGDDLYEKIESRLKEGPVACVFVDEAHFMEKKQVWQLAKAVDDLHIPVMCYGLRVDFRGELFPSSAALLAWADEMREVRTICHCGRKATMVVRNGPDGKPMMDGAQILVGGNETYVSLCRRHWREAVNDA; this comes from the coding sequence ATGGCAAAACTCTATTTCAACTACTCCACCATGAACGCTGGCAAATCAGCAGTGCTCTTGCAGGCGGCGCATAACTACCGTGAGCGGGGTATGGTTCCCTATCTTATGCTCGCCGCCTTTGATGAGCGTGGAGGCAAAGGACGCATTGCGAGCCGTATCGGGATTGGTGCGGATGCGGATACGTTTTTGCCCGGTGATGACCTCTATGAGAAGATTGAGTCGCGGCTGAAAGAGGGGCCTGTGGCCTGTGTTTTTGTCGACGAAGCCCATTTCATGGAGAAAAAGCAGGTCTGGCAGCTGGCAAAAGCGGTCGATGATCTTCACATTCCTGTGATGTGTTATGGGCTGCGTGTCGATTTTCGGGGCGAACTTTTTCCCAGCTCTGCGGCTCTGCTTGCTTGGGCGGACGAGATGCGAGAAGTCCGCACGATATGTCATTGCGGACGCAAAGCGACCATGGTTGTGCGCAATGGGCCAGACGGAAAGCCGATGATGGACGGGGCGCAAATATTGGTTGGCGGAAATGAAACCTATGTGAGCCTCTGCCGGCGTCACTGGCGTGAGGCGGTGAATGATGCGTAG
- a CDS encoding flavin reductase family protein yields the protein MKQARMDTMNSEPVGDLRGSFLEAMSRAANSVYIVTTDGVAGRGGVTVTAFSSVSADVSEPRLLICMHHESSTAQLIRANGVFCVNILSAAHEELSERFAGRRGKGEDRFAEGNWTRASSGLLRLEDALASYDCRLSEQSLVGTHHVLFGAVQDVVLGPDATPLLHTRRGYGQVAEG from the coding sequence ATGAAGCAGGCGAGGATGGATACGATGAACAGTGAGCCAGTGGGCGATTTGCGCGGGAGTTTTCTTGAGGCGATGAGCCGTGCGGCGAATTCTGTTTATATCGTAACAACCGATGGTGTTGCGGGGCGCGGGGGCGTCACTGTGACGGCATTTTCGAGCGTGTCTGCGGACGTCAGCGAACCTCGTTTGTTGATTTGCATGCATCATGAAAGCAGCACTGCACAGCTTATTCGGGCGAATGGTGTGTTCTGTGTCAATATTTTGAGCGCAGCACATGAAGAACTTTCCGAGCGCTTTGCAGGGCGGCGCGGCAAAGGGGAGGACCGCTTTGCGGAAGGCAACTGGACGCGCGCAAGCAGTGGCTTGTTGCGGCTTGAAGATGCTTTGGCGAGTTATGATTGCCGCCTGAGCGAGCAAAGCCTTGTGGGGACACATCATGTCTTGTTTGGGGCTGTGCAGGATGTGGTCTTGGGGCCAGATGCAACGCCGCTTTTGCACACGCGCCGTGGCTATGGGCAGGTTGCTGAAGGCTAG
- a CDS encoding molybdopterin cofactor-binding domain-containing protein, which yields MGKVKTIARRSFLIGSAAVLGGVAFGVWRAKTPYTNPLLKRLGEGEAALTPYVKIDASGVTLITPRADKGQGAYHVQAALIAEELDVTLEAVKIDPGPPDRAYWNTALAAEAAEFNAPEEGFVQDALTGVLGSVMKFVGLQITGGSTTVPDGFIKLRAAGASARETLKLAAAEQLGVAVGDLRTEAGQVIAPDGTALRYEELAEAVAGMEPVQDVALRDPSEWRYLGKPMQRVDILAKSTGTQAYGIDFEIEGMVYAALKLAPAQGGGLVSYDASAALEMRGVSGVYDVSGGVAVVADNTWRAFQAAEAVEAEWSASDMPANMAEHWAALEASFVPSHQDSRVRDDGDVDTAMLEGEAVTADYRAPYLAHAPLEPVSATVLVSDARVDVWTGTQIPRFVQATVAKIAGLDADAVHVHVLMMGGSFGHRLEDDVVRQAAEVAVQMRGVPVKLTYSRETDMAHDYTRQIAAAKMRGTVKDGRVQAYDLSIAMPSVIVSQMGRQGLGVPGPDSQIVAGAFEQPFAIPHHRVTGYRADPLAPVSSWRSVGASTNGFFYNLGLEELIEAAGADPLEERLRLASDPLARKVLEAVGEMSDWDGVSLGPRRGRGVAMTRSFGVHCAEVVEVTDTDDGIRIDKVYVAAEVGRVLDPVNFENQVQGGVVWALGHAMNCEITYEGGVAEQLNFDSFDGMRMSQCPEIVVRGLENGEAVRGVGEPPVPPAAPALAAAIYAATGVRLREMPFSKFVRFAS from the coding sequence ATGGGCAAGGTGAAAACAATTGCGCGGCGCTCTTTTCTGATTGGGTCTGCGGCTGTTCTGGGGGGTGTGGCCTTTGGGGTCTGGCGCGCTAAGACACCTTACACAAACCCGCTTCTCAAGCGGCTGGGCGAGGGAGAGGCGGCGCTGACGCCTTATGTGAAGATTGACGCCTCTGGCGTAACTTTGATCACGCCGCGGGCGGACAAAGGGCAGGGCGCTTATCATGTGCAGGCCGCCCTGATTGCCGAGGAGCTGGATGTAACACTTGAAGCTGTGAAAATCGATCCCGGTCCACCTGATCGCGCGTATTGGAACACAGCGCTCGCAGCTGAGGCAGCCGAGTTTAACGCGCCTGAAGAGGGCTTTGTGCAAGACGCTTTAACGGGTGTTTTGGGCTCGGTGATGAAGTTTGTCGGCCTGCAAATTACGGGCGGGTCAACCACTGTGCCCGATGGCTTTATAAAGTTGCGGGCGGCGGGGGCCAGCGCGCGTGAGACTCTGAAGCTGGCGGCGGCTGAGCAGCTTGGTGTGGCTGTGGGCGATTTGCGCACCGAAGCGGGGCAAGTGATTGCGCCTGACGGAACTGCTTTGCGCTATGAAGAGCTGGCGGAGGCTGTTGCGGGCATGGAGCCTGTGCAGGATGTGGCGCTGCGCGACCCGAGCGAATGGCGCTACTTGGGCAAGCCGATGCAGCGGGTGGATATTCTGGCGAAATCGACAGGCACGCAGGCGTATGGGATCGACTTTGAGATCGAGGGCATGGTGTATGCCGCTCTGAAGCTTGCGCCTGCGCAGGGTGGTGGACTTGTGAGCTATGACGCGAGCGCGGCGCTTGAGATGCGTGGCGTGAGCGGAGTTTATGACGTGAGCGGCGGTGTGGCCGTTGTGGCGGACAACACTTGGCGTGCGTTTCAGGCGGCAGAGGCTGTGGAGGCCGAGTGGAGCGCGTCTGACATGCCTGCGAATATGGCAGAGCACTGGGCCGCACTTGAGGCGAGCTTTGTGCCGAGCCATCAGGACAGCCGTGTGCGAGACGATGGCGATGTAGACACAGCGATGCTTGAAGGCGAGGCCGTGACAGCGGACTACCGCGCGCCCTATCTGGCGCATGCGCCGCTGGAGCCTGTGAGCGCAACTGTGCTTGTAAGCGATGCGCGCGTCGACGTCTGGACGGGGACGCAGATTCCGCGATTTGTGCAGGCAACTGTGGCGAAGATCGCGGGCTTGGATGCCGATGCTGTGCATGTGCATGTGCTGATGATGGGCGGCAGCTTTGGCCACCGTCTTGAGGATGATGTGGTGCGACAGGCGGCAGAAGTGGCTGTGCAAATGCGCGGCGTGCCTGTGAAGCTCACCTATAGTCGTGAAACCGATATGGCGCATGATTACACCCGCCAGATTGCCGCTGCGAAGATGCGCGGCACGGTGAAGGACGGCCGCGTGCAGGCCTATGATCTCTCCATCGCGATGCCGAGTGTGATTGTGAGCCAGATGGGGCGGCAAGGTCTGGGCGTTCCGGGGCCGGACAGCCAGATTGTGGCGGGGGCATTTGAGCAGCCCTTCGCGATCCCGCATCATCGGGTGACGGGGTATCGCGCGGATCCGCTGGCGCCTGTGAGCTCGTGGCGCTCTGTTGGGGCGTCAACCAACGGGTTTTTCTATAACCTTGGTTTGGAAGAGCTCATCGAGGCGGCAGGGGCTGATCCGCTGGAGGAGCGTCTGCGCCTCGCGAGCGACCCTTTGGCGCGAAAGGTGCTAGAAGCTGTCGGCGAAATGTCAGATTGGGACGGGGTGAGCCTTGGGCCGCGCCGTGGACGCGGCGTTGCGATGACGCGCTCCTTTGGGGTGCATTGTGCCGAGGTGGTCGAGGTTACTGATACGGACGATGGCATACGGATCGACAAGGTGTATGTGGCTGCCGAAGTCGGCCGTGTGCTTGACCCTGTGAATTTTGAAAATCAGGTCCAGGGTGGTGTTGTTTGGGCGCTGGGTCATGCGATGAATTGCGAAATCACCTATGAGGGCGGCGTTGCAGAACAGCTTAACTTTGACAGCTTTGACGGCATGCGGATGAGCCAGTGTCCCGAGATTGTTGTGCGTGGGCTTGAGAACGGCGAGGCTGTGCGTGGGGTGGGCGAACCGCCTGTGCCCCCGGCGGCCCCTGCGCTTGCGGCCGCGATCTATGCGGCAACGGGTGTACGGCTGCGGGAGATGCCGTTTTCCAAGTTTGTGAGGTTTGCAAGTTAG
- a CDS encoding 2Fe-2S iron-sulfur cluster-binding protein: protein MQLTVDGKTHYLDVEGEMPLLWVLRDELNIKGVKYGCGIAACGACTVHIDGEAVRSCQVAAEDVWGEVTTINGLGSPEAMHAVQAAWAVHQVAQCGYCQSGQMMQAAALLAEVAAPSDVEIDAAMSGNLCRCGTYPRIRAAVKTAAKTLAEG from the coding sequence ATGCAGCTGACCGTTGATGGAAAGACACATTATCTGGATGTAGAGGGCGAGATGCCCTTGCTGTGGGTTTTGCGCGACGAGCTCAACATTAAGGGCGTGAAATACGGCTGCGGGATTGCGGCCTGTGGCGCATGTACGGTTCATATTGACGGTGAGGCTGTGCGCTCTTGTCAGGTTGCTGCCGAGGATGTCTGGGGCGAGGTCACGACAATCAACGGACTGGGCAGCCCTGAGGCGATGCATGCGGTGCAGGCGGCTTGGGCAGTGCATCAAGTGGCGCAATGTGGCTATTGTCAGTCTGGACAGATGATGCAAGCGGCGGCTTTGTTGGCCGAGGTGGCTGCGCCCAGTGACGTCGAGATTGACGCGGCGATGAGCGGGAACCTCTGCCGCTGTGGGACGTATCCACGCATCAGGGCGGCTGTGAAGACAGCGGCCAAGACGCTGGCGGAGGGCTGA